In Paraburkholderia bryophila, a single genomic region encodes these proteins:
- the rpmG gene encoding 50S ribosomal protein L33 translates to MAKGARDKIKLESTAGTGHFYTTTKNKRNMPEKMLIKKFDPVVRKHVDYKETKIK, encoded by the coding sequence ATGGCGAAAGGCGCACGCGACAAGATCAAGTTGGAATCGACCGCAGGCACGGGTCATTTCTACACGACGACGAAGAACAAACGCAACATGCCGGAAAAGATGCTGATCAAGAAATTTGATCCGGTCGTCCGTAAGCACGTTGACTACAAGGAAACCAAGATTAAATAA
- a CDS encoding DesA family fatty acid desaturase: MLNSLLDFLAHGLLRFSWWQLVVYTLIATHITIIGVTVYLHRCQAHRALELHPVVSHFFRFWLWMTTGMLTGQWAAIHRKHHAKCETEEDPHSPQTRGIWKVLLEGAELYRTEAKNEETMRKFSHGTPNDWMERNVYTKYPILGVSLMMVLNIALFGVAGLTIWAVQMVWIPFWAAGVVNGLAHFWGYRNFNSSDASTNIFPWGILIGGEELHNNHHTYATSAKLSNKWYEFDIGWMYIRIMSAFRLAKVKKVAPTPRLTTGKLVLDQDTLQAVLANRYEVMARYGKALKRAYRQELAHLKEVGAREKYQVMRGARSWFHKEEAGLNEPQKRQLPQIFANSQKLKTYIDMRNELASMWERSNASRDQLLVQLQDWCHRAEQSGIKALQEFALRLRRYA, from the coding sequence TTGTTGAATTCCTTGCTCGACTTCCTTGCCCACGGTCTGCTGCGCTTCTCGTGGTGGCAACTCGTGGTGTACACGCTGATCGCGACGCACATCACGATTATCGGCGTGACGGTCTATCTGCATCGCTGCCAGGCGCATCGCGCGCTGGAGCTGCATCCGGTCGTCAGTCATTTTTTCCGTTTCTGGCTGTGGATGACCACTGGCATGCTGACCGGCCAATGGGCCGCGATTCATCGTAAGCACCATGCCAAGTGCGAGACCGAAGAAGATCCGCATAGCCCGCAAACGCGCGGCATCTGGAAGGTGTTGCTCGAAGGTGCGGAGCTGTACCGCACCGAGGCCAAGAACGAAGAAACGATGCGCAAATTCAGCCACGGTACGCCGAATGACTGGATGGAACGCAACGTCTACACGAAGTACCCGATCCTCGGCGTGAGCCTGATGATGGTGCTGAACATCGCGCTGTTCGGCGTGGCCGGTCTGACGATCTGGGCCGTGCAGATGGTGTGGATTCCCTTCTGGGCCGCGGGCGTGGTCAATGGCCTCGCGCACTTCTGGGGCTATCGCAACTTCAACTCGTCGGATGCGAGCACCAACATCTTCCCGTGGGGCATCCTCATCGGCGGTGAAGAGCTGCATAACAATCACCACACGTATGCGACGTCGGCCAAGCTGTCGAACAAGTGGTACGAGTTCGATATCGGCTGGATGTACATTCGCATCATGTCGGCGTTCCGTCTTGCCAAGGTGAAGAAGGTCGCGCCGACGCCGCGTCTGACCACCGGCAAGCTGGTGCTCGATCAGGACACGCTGCAAGCCGTGCTGGCCAACCGCTACGAAGTGATGGCGCGTTACGGCAAGGCGCTCAAGCGCGCCTATCGCCAGGAATTGGCTCATCTGAAAGAAGTGGGTGCGCGCGAGAAGTATCAGGTCATGCGCGGTGCGCGTAGCTGGTTCCACAAGGAAGAAGCCGGTTTGAACGAGCCGCAGAAGCGCCAATTGCCGCAAATCTTCGCAAACAGCCAGAAGCTCAAGACCTACATCGACATGCGCAACGAACTCGCGTCCATGTGGGAGCGGTCGAATGCGTCGCGTGACCAGTTGCTGGTTCAGTTGCAGGACTGGTGCCATCGTGCTGAGCAGAGCGGTATCAAAGCGCTGCAGGAATTCGCTTTGCGACTGCGCCGTTATGCCTGA
- the radC gene encoding RadC family protein — MADYASMIDETPLPAVLPPPPVRGKRPRPRLISGKWLKQDMPRERLIDHGPGVLSDTEMIVLVLGSGLPGHDVFSVARALLERFGSLRAMLDGSYSDFEGIRGIGPAKIAQLLAIMEMARRSLVARMRERSLMNSPEAVENFLRLRIGALQQEVFMSLYLDARHRLIECEESAQGTLTRMAVYPREIARRALTLNAASLIVAHNHPSGVVEPSASDCRLTRTLRDTLALIDVQLIDHLVIGTDQVYSFARAGWP; from the coding sequence ATGGCCGATTACGCCAGCATGATCGACGAAACACCCTTGCCTGCCGTGCTACCGCCGCCGCCGGTACGCGGCAAACGGCCACGCCCGCGGCTGATCAGCGGCAAGTGGCTAAAGCAGGACATGCCGCGCGAGCGCCTGATCGACCACGGACCCGGCGTATTGTCGGACACCGAGATGATCGTGCTGGTGCTGGGTTCGGGCTTGCCCGGACACGACGTGTTCAGCGTCGCGCGCGCGTTGCTGGAGCGCTTCGGCTCGTTACGCGCGATGCTCGACGGGTCCTACTCGGACTTCGAGGGCATCCGCGGCATCGGGCCGGCGAAAATCGCCCAGTTGCTGGCCATCATGGAGATGGCGCGCCGCTCGCTGGTCGCCCGCATGCGCGAGCGTTCGCTGATGAACTCGCCGGAAGCCGTGGAGAACTTTCTGCGCCTGCGGATCGGCGCACTTCAACAGGAAGTGTTCATGTCGCTCTATCTCGACGCCCGTCATCGGTTGATCGAATGCGAGGAAAGTGCCCAGGGCACGCTCACGCGGATGGCGGTGTATCCGCGCGAAATCGCCCGCCGCGCGCTAACTTTGAATGCAGCCAGCCTGATCGTCGCGCATAATCACCCCTCCGGCGTCGTCGAGCCGAGCGCGAGCGATTGCCGCCTGACGCGCACACTGCGCGACACCCTCGCGCTGATCGACGTGCAACTGATCGATCATCTGGTGATCGGCACCGACCAGGTTTACTCGTTCGCCCGCGCCGGCTGGCCGTGA
- the purN gene encoding phosphoribosylglycinamide formyltransferase, with product MKKLVILISGRGSNMEAIVRACSDEVWPAQVAAVIANRPDAAGLAFAASHGIATAVVDHRQYPDRDSFDAALAQQIDGFAPDLVVLAGFMRVLTAGFVDRYAGRMLNVHPSLLPSFPGLKTHQQALDAGVRLHGASVHFVTSQLDHGPIVAQAAVPVENGDTPAMLAERVLAIEHIIYPRAVRWFVEGRLALDGLRVTLTPSEPQWLFAGHTAGEGA from the coding sequence ATGAAAAAACTCGTCATCCTGATTTCGGGGCGGGGAAGCAACATGGAAGCCATCGTTCGAGCCTGCTCGGACGAGGTTTGGCCGGCGCAAGTCGCCGCCGTGATTGCCAACCGTCCTGACGCCGCGGGCCTTGCGTTCGCGGCGTCGCACGGTATTGCCACGGCGGTGGTCGACCACCGCCAGTATCCCGACCGCGACAGCTTCGACGCGGCGCTCGCCCAGCAGATCGACGGCTTCGCGCCCGATCTCGTGGTGCTCGCGGGCTTCATGCGCGTGCTGACGGCCGGTTTCGTCGACCGTTACGCCGGGCGCATGCTGAACGTTCACCCGTCGCTGCTGCCGAGCTTTCCGGGCCTGAAAACCCATCAACAGGCACTGGACGCCGGCGTGCGGCTGCACGGCGCGTCGGTGCATTTTGTTACGTCGCAACTGGATCACGGGCCAATCGTCGCGCAGGCGGCGGTTCCCGTGGAAAACGGCGACACCCCCGCCATGCTCGCGGAACGCGTGCTGGCAATCGAACACATTATTTATCCACGCGCGGTGCGCTGGTTCGTCGAAGGGCGCCTTGCTCTAGATGGCCTGCGTGTCACGCTTACGCCGTCAGAGCCGCAATGGCTCTTTGCCGGTCACACCGCCGGAGAGGGCGCATGA
- a CDS encoding mechanosensitive ion channel family protein, with protein sequence MQNRIFSHMFGDLARDFGQPVMLWQVGVLLGTLALAWLLARLLRRTLDLRRQTRYQTLRFGAESLNRAFFPLIGAVLVWLARTITAPFMHTALLDLALVPLFGIGLIYIVFFIARRVFSHDGVTHPWLFLVEKLVSLVVWIGMVLTVMGIQDDVISWMGSVHFRVANAHMTLLSLTTGLLWVCVTMIVAMWLGSTFEDRLIRSTTLDANLKVVVARVGRAALMLAAILISLSLVGIDITVLGVFGGALGVGLGFGLQKIASNYVSGFIILIDRSLRIGDTINVSGLQGMVTQIRTRYTVVRGLDGIETLIPNEKLITDVVQNQSSFLTRGYSKVVVQVAYSSDVEQAMGLLAQAAEGVPRVLKEPAPTPYLASFGTDGINLELGFWIEDAATGTSGVRSAVNRNIWRLFSEHDISIPFAQREVRIVGNVSAAMPQPVTMTAPAANQADGAL encoded by the coding sequence ATGCAAAACCGTATTTTTTCTCATATGTTCGGCGACCTCGCGCGCGACTTCGGCCAGCCCGTCATGCTCTGGCAGGTCGGCGTGCTGCTGGGGACGCTCGCGCTCGCGTGGCTGCTCGCGCGCCTGTTGCGGCGCACGCTCGATCTGCGTCGGCAAACGCGTTACCAGACGCTGCGCTTCGGTGCGGAAAGCCTGAACCGCGCCTTCTTCCCGCTGATCGGCGCGGTGCTCGTGTGGCTCGCGCGCACGATCACCGCGCCATTCATGCATACCGCGCTGCTCGATCTGGCCTTGGTGCCGCTGTTTGGCATCGGGCTGATCTACATCGTGTTTTTCATCGCGCGACGGGTTTTTAGCCACGACGGCGTGACGCATCCCTGGCTGTTCCTGGTCGAAAAACTGGTCTCGCTGGTCGTCTGGATCGGCATGGTGCTGACCGTGATGGGCATTCAGGACGACGTGATCTCGTGGATGGGCAGCGTCCATTTCCGTGTTGCCAATGCGCACATGACGCTGCTGTCGCTCACCACGGGCCTGCTGTGGGTCTGCGTGACGATGATCGTCGCGATGTGGCTCGGCTCCACGTTCGAGGACCGCCTGATCCGTTCGACCACGCTCGACGCCAATCTGAAGGTGGTGGTGGCGCGCGTCGGTCGGGCAGCGTTGATGCTGGCGGCGATTCTGATCAGCCTGTCGCTGGTCGGCATCGACATCACCGTGCTGGGCGTGTTCGGCGGCGCGTTGGGCGTCGGGCTAGGGTTCGGGCTGCAGAAGATCGCCAGCAACTACGTGTCGGGCTTCATCATCCTGATCGACCGGTCGCTGCGGATCGGCGACACGATCAACGTGAGCGGCTTGCAAGGCATGGTCACGCAGATTCGTACGCGCTACACCGTGGTGCGTGGGCTCGACGGTATCGAAACGCTGATCCCGAACGAAAAACTGATCACGGACGTAGTGCAGAACCAGTCGTCGTTCCTGACGCGCGGGTATTCGAAGGTGGTCGTGCAAGTCGCCTATTCGTCGGACGTCGAGCAGGCCATGGGTCTGCTCGCGCAAGCGGCCGAAGGCGTGCCGCGCGTGCTCAAGGAGCCCGCGCCCACGCCCTATCTGGCGAGCTTCGGCACCGACGGCATCAATCTCGAACTGGGTTTCTGGATCGAAGACGCGGCAACCGGCACGTCGGGTGTGCGCTCCGCCGTGAACCGCAATATCTGGCGTCTGTTCTCCGAACACGACATCTCGATTCCGTTCGCGCAACGCGAAGTGCGGATCGTGGGCAATGTGAGTGCGGCCATGCCGCAACCGGTAACAATGACCGCCCCTGCGGCCAATCAGGCGGACGGCGCCCTCTGA
- the nadC gene encoding carboxylating nicotinate-nucleotide diphosphorylase — protein MGAVEGMVEHDLGDAVSPLFAEIHAQYGAAFDAALTRNVADALAEDIGAGDQTGRLVSADDVRNARIIVREDAVLCGVPWFNAVMREVDSRIDVRWLYREGDRMTADAPVCELRGPVRALLTAERNALNFLQLLSGVASATRRYVDAIAHTRTRILDTRKTLPGLRLAQKYAVRVGGGANQRLALYDGILIKENHIAAAGGVGAAMDAALALNAGITIQIEVETLEQLETALAHRAQSILLDNFSFDAMREAVRVTAGRAVLEVSGGVNFDAVQTIAETGVDRVSIGALTKDVRATDYSMRIV, from the coding sequence ATGGGGGCGGTTGAGGGCATGGTGGAGCACGATCTGGGCGACGCAGTGTCGCCGCTGTTCGCTGAAATTCACGCGCAATACGGTGCGGCATTCGACGCCGCGCTCACGCGCAACGTCGCCGATGCGCTGGCCGAAGATATCGGCGCAGGCGATCAGACCGGCCGCCTGGTGTCCGCGGACGACGTACGCAACGCGCGCATTATCGTGCGGGAAGATGCGGTGCTCTGCGGCGTGCCGTGGTTCAACGCGGTGATGCGCGAGGTGGATTCGCGCATCGACGTGCGATGGCTCTACCGCGAAGGTGATCGCATGACGGCGGACGCGCCCGTTTGCGAACTGCGCGGACCGGTGCGCGCGTTGCTGACGGCCGAACGCAACGCGCTGAACTTTTTGCAGTTGCTGTCGGGCGTGGCGAGCGCAACGCGCCGTTATGTCGACGCGATCGCCCATACGCGAACGCGCATTCTGGACACGCGTAAGACGCTGCCCGGTTTGCGGCTCGCGCAGAAATACGCGGTGCGTGTGGGCGGCGGCGCGAATCAGCGGCTCGCGCTGTACGACGGCATTCTGATCAAGGAAAACCACATTGCCGCAGCCGGCGGCGTGGGTGCGGCAATGGACGCGGCACTTGCGCTGAACGCGGGCATCACTATCCAGATCGAGGTTGAGACGCTGGAGCAACTGGAAACGGCGTTGGCGCATCGTGCGCAATCCATTCTGCTGGACAACTTCTCGTTCGACGCAATGCGCGAGGCCGTTCGCGTAACAGCGGGACGGGCGGTGCTGGAGGTGTCGGGTGGCGTGAACTTCGACGCGGTACAGACGATTGCGGAAACGGGCGTCGATCGGGTGTCGATCGGCGCATTGACCAAAGACGTGCGCGCAACCGATTACTCGATGCGGATTGTTTGA
- the nadA gene encoding quinolinate synthase NadA: MDQQAIRTVEYDRPQAQGMTCGIGQAWAKVPDTPSAQEKAALKTRIRALLEREKAVLVAHYYVDAELQELADETGGCVADSLEMARFGRDHDAQTLVVAGVRFMGETAKILSPNKRILMPDLDATCSLDLGCPVDEFSAFCDAHPDRTVVVYANTSAAVKARADWMVTSSIGLEIVADLHARGEKIIWAPDRHLGSYIQSKTGADMLLWQGSCLVHDEFKGIELDLLRAEYPGAKVLVHPESPANVVAQADVVGSTTQLIDAAQKLDATHFIVATDLGILHKMQLAAPGKTLIAAPTAGNSATCKSCAHCPWMAMNGLANLADVLERGHNEIFVDRAIGERARLPIDRMLDFAARQKKRVQASGDLARDAQLYSNVGAA; the protein is encoded by the coding sequence ATGGATCAGCAGGCGATCAGGACCGTCGAATACGATCGGCCGCAAGCGCAGGGCATGACCTGCGGCATCGGGCAGGCTTGGGCGAAGGTGCCCGACACGCCGTCGGCGCAGGAAAAAGCGGCACTGAAGACACGCATCCGCGCGCTGCTTGAGCGCGAGAAAGCGGTGCTCGTCGCGCATTACTACGTCGACGCGGAGTTGCAGGAACTCGCCGATGAAACCGGCGGTTGCGTGGCCGATTCGCTGGAAATGGCGCGTTTCGGCCGTGATCACGATGCGCAGACGCTGGTGGTGGCCGGGGTGCGTTTTATGGGCGAGACGGCCAAAATTCTGAGCCCCAACAAGCGCATTCTGATGCCCGATCTCGACGCGACCTGTTCGCTCGATCTGGGCTGTCCTGTGGACGAATTCTCGGCGTTCTGCGACGCGCATCCTGATCGCACGGTGGTCGTGTACGCGAACACCAGCGCGGCGGTGAAGGCGCGCGCGGACTGGATGGTGACGTCGTCGATCGGTCTGGAGATCGTCGCCGATCTGCATGCGCGCGGCGAAAAGATCATCTGGGCGCCGGACCGGCACCTCGGCAGCTACATCCAGAGCAAGACCGGTGCGGACATGCTGTTGTGGCAAGGCTCGTGTCTCGTGCACGACGAATTCAAAGGCATTGAACTCGATCTGCTGCGCGCGGAGTATCCGGGCGCGAAAGTGCTGGTGCATCCGGAATCGCCGGCGAACGTGGTTGCGCAAGCGGACGTGGTGGGGTCGACCACGCAATTGATCGACGCCGCGCAAAAACTCGATGCCACGCATTTCATCGTCGCGACCGATCTCGGCATTCTGCACAAGATGCAACTCGCCGCGCCCGGCAAGACCCTGATTGCCGCGCCGACGGCCGGCAACAGCGCGACCTGCAAGAGTTGCGCGCACTGCCCGTGGATGGCGATGAACGGCCTGGCGAATCTGGCCGACGTGCTGGAACGCGGCCATAACGAAATTTTCGTCGACCGTGCGATCGGCGAGCGGGCGCGTCTGCCGATCGACCGGATGCTGGATTTCGCCGCACGCCAGAAGAAACGCGTGCAGGCGAGCGGTGATCTCGCGCGCGACGCGCAACTGTATTCGAATGTGGGAGCAGCGTGA
- a CDS encoding RsmB/NOP family class I SAM-dependent RNA methyltransferase, translating to MRLHGFLIGQTETLLAEVLKLTGPADATTSRFFRAHPKLGHGERGVIAEAVFAVLRRRMEFAHLAESGAGSPARRMALLGLMQTAGRNALKPFVSEQELSWLEHVSKIDPQSLPLRIRLNLPDWIYQALAKRFEPAELAQLAAALNYPAPLDLRSNPIKASRDDVLDALSKAGIEGGATPFAPFGVRVVGKPPLTKLDAFQNGWVEVQDEGSQLLCSLVAPKRGEMIVDFCAGAGGKTLALGAAMRSTGRLYAFDISERRLAKLKPRLARSGLSNVNPVLIDSEHDAKIKRLAGKIDRVLVDAPCSGLGTLRRNPDLKWRQSPDSVAELAPKQLSILASASRLVKKGGRLVYATCSILEAENEVVVQQFLADHPDFVLVPVRDVLAEQRIELEMGDYLSLWPHRHATDGFFAAVLERQS from the coding sequence ATGAGATTACATGGTTTTTTGATTGGACAAACTGAGACTTTGCTGGCTGAAGTCCTGAAACTTACCGGCCCGGCCGATGCCACGACCAGCCGCTTTTTCCGCGCTCATCCGAAGCTTGGGCACGGCGAGCGCGGCGTGATCGCGGAAGCGGTGTTCGCGGTGCTGCGTCGCCGGATGGAATTCGCCCATCTGGCCGAAAGCGGCGCCGGCAGCCCGGCTCGCCGCATGGCTTTGCTCGGCCTGATGCAAACGGCGGGGCGTAACGCGCTCAAGCCGTTCGTGTCGGAACAGGAGTTGAGCTGGCTCGAACACGTGTCGAAGATCGACCCGCAAAGCCTGCCGCTGCGAATTCGCCTGAATCTGCCTGACTGGATCTATCAGGCGTTAGCCAAGCGTTTCGAACCCGCCGAGTTGGCCCAACTGGCCGCCGCGCTGAACTACCCGGCGCCGCTGGATTTGCGCTCGAACCCGATCAAGGCGAGCCGCGACGACGTGCTCGACGCGCTGTCGAAGGCCGGCATCGAAGGCGGCGCCACGCCGTTCGCGCCGTTCGGTGTGCGGGTGGTCGGCAAGCCGCCGCTCACCAAACTCGACGCGTTCCAGAACGGCTGGGTCGAAGTGCAGGACGAAGGCAGCCAACTGTTGTGCTCGCTGGTCGCGCCCAAGCGCGGCGAGATGATCGTCGACTTCTGCGCGGGCGCGGGCGGCAAGACGCTGGCGCTGGGCGCGGCGATGCGCTCCACCGGCCGTCTGTATGCGTTCGACATCTCGGAGCGGCGTCTCGCCAAACTCAAGCCGCGCCTCGCGCGCAGCGGGTTGTCGAACGTGAATCCGGTGCTGATCGATAGCGAACACGACGCCAAGATCAAGCGTCTGGCCGGCAAGATCGACCGCGTGCTGGTCGATGCGCCGTGCAGCGGGCTGGGCACGCTGCGCCGCAACCCGGATCTGAAGTGGCGTCAGTCGCCGGACTCGGTCGCGGAACTGGCGCCGAAGCAGTTGTCGATTCTGGCGAGCGCCTCGCGTCTGGTGAAGAAGGGCGGCCGCCTCGTCTACGCGACCTGCTCGATTCTGGAAGCGGAAAACGAAGTGGTCGTGCAACAGTTCCTCGCCGATCATCCGGACTTCGTTCTGGTGCCCGTACGCGACGTGCTGGCCGAGCAGCGCATCGAACTGGAAATGGGCGACTACCTGTCGCTGTGGCCGCACCGCCACGCAACCGACGGCTTCTTCGCCGCCGTGCTGGAACGCCAGAGCTAA
- the rpmB gene encoding 50S ribosomal protein L28, producing the protein MARVCQVTGKAPMSGNNVSHANNKTKRRFLPNLQNRRIWVESENRWVRLRVSNAGLRLIDKNGIDAVLADLRARGQA; encoded by the coding sequence ATGGCACGCGTATGCCAAGTAACTGGGAAAGCGCCGATGAGCGGCAACAACGTTTCCCACGCGAACAACAAAACCAAGCGCCGGTTCCTGCCGAACCTGCAAAACCGCCGTATTTGGGTGGAAAGCGAAAACCGTTGGGTGCGTCTGCGCGTTTCGAACGCCGGCCTGCGCCTGATCGACAAAAACGGTATTGACGCTGTGCTCGCAGATCTGCGCGCACGCGGCCAAGCCTAA
- a CDS encoding bifunctional riboflavin kinase/FAD synthetase produces MRVFRGLPNAESRAPCALTIGNFDGVHRGHQALLAHVRAAADARGLPVCVMTFEPHPREFFNPAGAPPRIAMLRDKLEALRTNGVDRVVVEHFNHTFASQSPDTFVERIIVNGLHARWVMIGDDFRYGAKRAGDFASLKAAGQQYGFEVEQMATVADPSGARISSSGVRAALVAGDLDSARAALGRDYLISGHVVHGMKLGRDLGFPTLNLPIAHKRPALAGIFVVRVHGVADEPLPGVASLGLRPTVDDSGRVLLEVHLLDWHGDAYGKLVRVEFLKKLRDEEKYVDLETLTAAIARDVVNARAWFAAVGVGAPGSRSTGFATSATDRIR; encoded by the coding sequence GTGAGAGTCTTCCGCGGTCTTCCCAATGCTGAAAGCCGTGCGCCCTGCGCACTGACCATCGGCAACTTCGACGGTGTCCACCGCGGCCATCAGGCTCTGCTCGCGCACGTGCGCGCAGCGGCCGACGCGCGCGGCCTGCCCGTCTGCGTGATGACCTTCGAGCCGCACCCGCGCGAGTTCTTCAATCCCGCCGGCGCGCCGCCGCGTATCGCCATGCTGCGCGACAAGCTCGAGGCGCTGCGCACCAACGGCGTCGATCGCGTGGTGGTCGAGCATTTCAACCACACGTTCGCGAGCCAGTCGCCGGATACGTTCGTCGAACGGATCATCGTCAACGGGCTGCACGCGCGCTGGGTGATGATCGGCGACGACTTCCGCTACGGCGCCAAACGCGCCGGCGATTTCGCGTCGCTCAAGGCCGCGGGCCAGCAATACGGTTTCGAAGTCGAGCAGATGGCCACCGTCGCCGATCCGTCCGGCGCGCGCATTTCCAGCTCGGGCGTGCGCGCCGCGCTGGTGGCGGGCGACCTCGATTCGGCGCGGGCCGCGCTGGGCCGCGATTATCTGATCAGCGGCCACGTCGTGCACGGCATGAAGCTCGGCCGCGATCTCGGTTTCCCCACGTTGAATCTGCCGATCGCCCACAAGCGGCCGGCGCTCGCGGGTATTTTCGTGGTGCGCGTGCACGGCGTGGCGGACGAGCCGCTGCCGGGCGTCGCGAGCCTCGGGCTGCGCCCCACCGTCGACGATTCCGGCCGCGTGCTGCTCGAAGTGCATCTGCTCGACTGGCACGGCGACGCGTATGGCAAACTCGTGCGCGTCGAATTCCTGAAGAAGCTGCGTGACGAGGAAAAGTACGTCGACCTCGAAACGCTGACCGCCGCGATCGCGCGCGACGTCGTCAACGCCCGCGCCTGGTTCGCGGCCGTCGGCGTCGGCGCGCCGGGCAGCCGGTCCACCGGCTTCGCCACCTCGGCCACCGACCGAATTAGATAG
- the nadB gene encoding L-aspartate oxidase, with protein MEFDVAIVGSGLAGLSVALNLAETRRVAVVAKRSMTEGASDWAQGGIAAVLDSADSIENHVRDTLIAGGGLCDEAATRFIVEHGRAAIEWLIEQGVPFTKDDDAELGFHLTREGGHSHRRIIHAADATGHAVVATLSERVRRHPNITLLEDHYAIDLITSDRLGLPGRRCHGLYALNLQSGRTVTIEAPHTVLATGGAGKVYLYTTNPDTATGDGIAMAWRAGCRVSNMEFIQFHPTCLFHPYAKSFLISEAVRGEGGILKLPDGTRFMPNHDERAELAPRDIVARAIDFEIKKRGIDCVYLDISHQSPEFLREHFPTILARCLEFGIDITKEGIPVVPAAHYTCGGVVTDLAGRTDLAGLYAVGETSCTGLHGANRLASNSLLECLVIGRSAAQAIEAEGFSAAVHAPLPDWDESRVSDPDEEVVVAHNWDELRRLMWNYVGIVRTDKRLMRAKHRLALLRDEIHEYYANFKVSRDLLELRNLVDVGSLIVEGARSRRESRGLHFSRDWPATLPKALPSVLSPEHVRNRNV; from the coding sequence ATGGAATTCGATGTGGCGATTGTCGGTAGCGGTCTGGCTGGTTTGAGCGTCGCGCTCAATCTCGCCGAGACCCGGCGGGTTGCAGTGGTCGCCAAGCGATCCATGACCGAAGGCGCGAGCGATTGGGCGCAGGGCGGCATCGCCGCGGTGCTGGACTCGGCAGACAGCATCGAAAATCATGTGCGCGATACGCTGATTGCCGGCGGCGGCTTATGCGACGAAGCGGCGACACGCTTCATCGTCGAACACGGGCGTGCCGCGATCGAATGGCTGATCGAGCAAGGTGTGCCGTTCACCAAAGACGACGACGCAGAACTCGGCTTCCATTTGACGCGCGAAGGCGGCCATAGCCATCGGCGCATCATTCACGCCGCGGACGCAACCGGTCACGCCGTGGTCGCCACGCTCAGCGAACGCGTGCGCCGTCACCCGAACATCACGCTGCTCGAAGATCACTACGCGATCGATCTGATCACGTCCGACCGCCTCGGCTTGCCGGGCCGTCGGTGTCACGGTCTGTACGCGCTCAATCTGCAGAGCGGCCGCACCGTCACGATCGAGGCGCCGCATACCGTGCTCGCCACCGGCGGCGCCGGCAAGGTCTACCTGTACACAACGAACCCCGACACCGCGACGGGCGATGGCATCGCGATGGCGTGGCGCGCCGGCTGCCGCGTGTCGAATATGGAATTCATCCAGTTCCATCCAACCTGCCTGTTCCATCCCTACGCGAAGTCGTTCCTGATCTCGGAGGCCGTGCGCGGCGAAGGCGGCATTCTGAAGCTGCCCGACGGCACCCGCTTCATGCCGAATCACGACGAGCGCGCCGAGCTCGCGCCACGCGACATCGTCGCCCGTGCAATCGACTTCGAAATCAAGAAGCGCGGCATCGATTGTGTGTATCTCGACATCAGCCATCAATCGCCTGAATTCCTGCGCGAGCATTTTCCGACGATCCTCGCGCGCTGCCTCGAATTCGGCATCGACATCACCAAAGAAGGGATTCCGGTCGTGCCGGCCGCGCATTACACATGTGGCGGCGTCGTGACGGATCTGGCGGGCCGCACCGATCTCGCGGGCCTGTATGCGGTCGGTGAAACGTCCTGCACGGGTCTGCACGGTGCGAACCGGCTGGCGAGCAATTCGCTGCTCGAATGCCTCGTGATCGGGCGCTCCGCCGCGCAGGCTATCGAGGCAGAAGGCTTCAGCGCCGCCGTCCATGCACCGCTGCCCGACTGGGACGAGAGCCGCGTCTCCGATCCGGACGAGGAAGTGGTCGTCGCGCACAACTGGGACGAGTTGCGCCGGCTGATGTGGAATTACGTCGGCATTGTGCGCACCGACAAGCGTCTGATGCGCGCCAAACACCGGCTCGCCTTGCTGCGTGACGAGATCCACGAGTACTACGCGAACTTCAAGGTCAGCCGCGATCTGCTTGAGCTACGTAATCTGGTGGACGTGGGGTCGCTGATCGTGGAAGGCGCGCGGTCGCGGCGCGAGAGCCGCGGCCTGCACTTCAGCCGCGACTGGCCGGCCACGTTGCCGAAGGCGTTGCCGTCGGTTCTATCGCCGGAGCATGTGCGCAACCGCAATGTGTGA